From Agelaius phoeniceus isolate bAgePho1 chromosome 19, bAgePho1.hap1, whole genome shotgun sequence, a single genomic window includes:
- the LOC129128068 gene encoding myosin heavy chain, skeletal muscle, adult-like: MASADAELACFGEAAPYLRKSEKERIEAQNKPFDAKTSVFVAHPKESFVKGKIESRESGKVTVKTEAGETLTVKEDQIFSMNPPKYDKIEDMAMMTHLHEPAVLYNLKERYAAWMIYTYSGLFCVTVNPYKWLPVYNPEVVLAYRGKKRQEAPPHIFSISDNAYQFMLTDRENQSILITGESGAGKTVNTKRVIQYFATIAASGEKKKEESGKMQGTLEDQIISANPLLEAFGNAKTVRNDNSSRFGKFIRIHFGATGKLASADIETYLLEKSRVTFQLQAERSYHIFYQIMSNKKPELIDMLLITTNPYDFHYVSQGEVTVPSIDDQEELMATDSAIDILGFTADEKTAIYKLTGAVMHYGNLKFKQKQREEQAEPDGTEVADKAAYLTGLNSAEFLKALCYPRVKVGNEFVTKGQNVTQVNNAVGALAKAVFEKMFLWMVVRINQQLDTKQPRQYFIGVLDIAGFEIFDFNSFEQLCINFTNEKLQQFFNHHMFVLEQEEYKKEGIEWEFIDFGMDLAACIELIEKPMGIFSILEEECMFPKATDTSFKNKLYDQHLGKSNNFQKPKPAKGKAEAHFSLVHYAGTVDYNITGWLEKNKDPLNETVIGLYQKSSVKTLALLFANYGGADADAGGGGKKGGKKKGSSFQTVSALFRENLNKLMTNLRSTHPHFVRCIIPNETKTPGAMEHELVLHQLRCNGVLEGIRICRKGFPSRVLYADFKQRYRVLNASAIPEGQFMDNKKASEKLLGSIDVDHTQYRFGHTKVFFKAGLIGVLEEMRDEKLAEIMTMIQARSRGFLMRVEYQRMVERRDSIFCIQYNVRAFMNVKHWPWMKLFFKIKPLLKSAESEKEMANMKQEFEKTKEELAKSEAKRKELEEKMVALVQEKNDLQLQVQAEADSLADAEERCDQLIKNKIQLEAKIKELTERAEEEEEINAELTAKKRKLEDECSELKKDIDDLELTLAKVEKEKHATENKVKNLTEEMAGLDETIAKLTKEKKALQEAHQQTLDDLQVEEDKVNTLTKSKTKLEQQVDDLEGSLEQEKKLRMDLERAKRKLEGDLKLAQDSIMDLENDKQQLDEKLKKKDFEISQIQSKIEDEQALGMQFQKKIKELQARIEELEEEIEAERTSRAKAEKHRADLSRELEEISERLEEAGGATAAQVEMNKKREAEFQKMRRDLEEATLQHEATASALRKKHADSTAELGEQIDNLQRVKQKLEKEKSELKMEIDDLASNMESVSKAKANLEKMCRTLEDQLSELKTKDEQNQRMINDLNTQRARLQTESGEFSRQVEEKDALISQLSRGKQGFTQQIEELKRHLEEEIKAKNALAHALQSARHDCDLLREQYEEEQEAKAELQRAMSKANSEVAQWRTKYETDAIQRTEELEEAKKKLAQRLQDAEEHVEAVNAKCASLEKTKQRLQNEVEDLMIDVERSNAACAALDKKQKNFDKILAEWKQKYEETQAELEASQKESRSLSTELFKMKNAYEESLDHLETLKRENKNLQQEISDLTEQIAEGGKAIHELEKVKKQIEQEKSELQASLEEAEASLEHEEGKILRLQLELNQVKSEIDRKIAEKDEEIDQLKRNHLRIVESMQSTLDAEIRSRNEALRLKKKMEGDLNEMEIQLSHANRQAAEAQKNLRNTQAVLKDTQLHLDDALRTQDDLKEQVAMVERRANLLQAEVEELRAALEQTERSRKLAEQELLDATERAQLLHTQNTSLINTKKKLETDISQIQSEMEDTIQEARNAEEKAKKAITDAAMMAEELKKEQDTSAHLERMKKNLDQTVKDLQHRLEEAEQLALKGGKKQIQKLEARVRELEGEVDAEQKRSAEAVKGVRKYERRVKELTYQSEEDRKNVLRLQDLVDKLQMKVKSYKRQAEEAEELSNVNLSKFRKIQHELEEAEERADIAESQVNKLRAKSRDIHGKKIEEEE, from the exons ATGGCCTCTGCAGATGCTGAGTTAGCTTGTTTTGGGGAGGCAGCTCCTTACCTCCGAAAATCGGAGAAGGAGAGAATTGAGGCTCAGAACAAACCTTTTGATGCCAAGACATCAGTCTTTGTGGCTCATCCCAAAGAATCCTTTGTGAAAGGCAAAATTGAGAGCAGGGAATCAGGCAAAGTCACTGTCAAGACTGAAGCGGGAGAG ACCCTGACTGTGAAAGAAGATCAAATCTTCTCCATGAACCCTCCCAAGTATGACAAAATCGAGGACATGGCCATGATGACCCACCTGCACGAACCCGCTGTGCTGTACAACCTCAAAGAGCGTTACGCAGCCTGGATGATCTAC ACCTACTCGGGTCTCTTCTGCGTCACCGTCAACCCCTACAAGTGGCTGCCGGTGTACAACCCCGAGGTGGTGTTGGCCTACCGAGGCAAGAAGCGCCAGGAGGCCCCTCCACacatcttctccatctctgaCAACGCCTATCAGTTCATGCTGACTG ATCGTGAGAACCAGTCCATCCTGATCAC CGGAGAATCCGGGGCCGGGAAGACTGTGAACACAAAGCGTGTCATCCAGTACTTTGCAACAATTGCAGCCAgtggagagaagaaaaaggaagaatcaGGCAAAATGCAG GGAACGCTTGAGGATCAAATCATCAGCGCCAACCCACTGCTGGAGGCCTTTGGAAACGCCAAGACTGTGAGGAATGACAACTCCTCACGCTTT GGCAAATTCATCAGAATCCACTTTGGTGCCACAGGCAAACTGGCTTCTGCTGATATTGAAACTT ATCTGCTGGAGAAGTCCAGAGTCACTTTCCAGCTCCAGGCGGAAAGGAGCTACCACATCTTTTATCAGATCATGTCCAACAAGAAGCCAGAGCTAATTG ACATGCTCCTCATTACCACCAACCCCTATGATTTCCATTATGTGAGTCAAGGAGAGGTCACTGTCCCCAGCATTGATGACCAGGAGGAGCTGATGGCTACAGAT AGTGCCATTGACATCCTGGGCTTCACTGCAGATGAGAAAACAGCCATCTACAAGCTGACAGGGGCTGTCATGCACTATGGGAACCTCAAGTTCAAGCAGAAACAACgagaggagcaggcagagcctgatggcACAGAAG TGGCTGACAAGGCTGCCTACCTAACTGGCCTCAACTCAGCTGAATTTCTCAAGGCCTTGTGTTACCCCCGAGTCAAGGTTGGGAATGAATTCGTGACCAAAGGTCAAAACGTGACACAG GTGAACAATGCTGTGGGTGCCCTGGCAAAGGCAGTATTTGAGAAGATGTTCCTGTGGATGGTTGTTCGTATCAACCAACAGCTGGACACGAAACAGCCCAGGCAGTACTTCATTGGTGTGCTGGACATTGCTGGCTTTGAGATCTTTGAT TTCAACAGCTTTGAGCAGCTGTGCATCAACTTCACCAATGAGAAACTGCAACAGTTCTTCAACCACCACATGTTCGTGCTGGAGCAAGAGGAATACAAGAAGGAGGGCATTGAATGGGAGTTCATTGACTTTGGCATGGACCTGGCTGCCTGCATTGAGCTTATTGAGAAG CCCATGGGCATTTTCTCCATCCTGGAAGAGGAGTGCATGTTCCCCAAGGCAACTGACACCTCTTTCAAGAACAAGCTCTATGACCAGCACCTGGGCAAGTCCAACAATTTCCAGAAGCCCAAGCCTGCCAAAGGCAAGGCTGAGGCCCACTTCTCCCTGGTGCACTATGCTGGCACAGTGGACTACAACATCACTGGGTGGCTGGAGAAGAACAAGGACCCTCTGAATGAAACTGTCATTGGGCTGTACCAGAAATCATCTGTGAAGACCCTGGCTTTACTCTTTGCCAACTATGGTGGAGCAGATGCAG atgctggtggtggtggcaaGAAGGGAGGCAAGAAGAAGGGTTCTTCTTTCCAGACTGTCTCAGCTCTCTTCAGG GAAAATCTGAACAAGCTGATGACTAACTTGAGAAGCACTCACCCCCATTTTGTACGGTGCATCATCCCCAATGAAACTAAAACACCTG GTGCCATGGAGCACGAGCTGGTGCTGCACCAGCTGCGCTGTAACGGCGTGCTGGAAGGGATCAGGATCTGCAGGAAAGGGTTCCCCAGCAGAGTCCTCTATGCTGACTTCAAACAGAG ATACAGAGTACTTAATGCCAGTGCAATTCCAGAAGGTCAGTTCATGGATAACAAGAAGGCTTCAGAGAAGCTTCTTGGGTCCATTGATGTTGACCACACCCAGTACAGATTTGGGCACACCAAG GTGTTCTTCAAAGCTGGACTGATAGGTGTGCTAGAGGAGATGAGAGATGAGAAACTGGCAGAGATTATGACCATGATACAAGCCAGGTCCAGAGGCTTTCTGATGAGAGTGGAGTACCAGAGAATGGTGGAGCGGAG GGACTCCATCTTCTGCATCCAGTACAACGTTCGTGCATTCATGAATGTCAAACACTGGCCATGGATGAAGCTGTTCTTCAAGATCAAGCCCTTGCTGAAGAGTGCAGAGTCTGAGAAGGAAATGGCCAACATGAAACAAGAATTTGAGAAAACCAAGGAAGAGCTTGCAAAGTCTGAGGCAAAGCGGAAGGAGCTGGAAGAGAAAATGGTGGCCCTGGTGCAGGAGAAAAATGACCTGCAGCTCCAAGTGCAGGCT GAAGCAGATAGCTTGGCTGATGCTGAGGAAAGGTGTGACCAGCTCATCAAAAACAAAATCCAGCTGGAAGCTAAAATTAAGGAGCTGACAGAAAGGGctgaagaagaagaggaaatcAATGCTGAGCTGACAGCCAAGAAGAGGAAGCTGGAGGATGAATGTTCAGAGCTGAAGAAAGATATTGATGACCTTGAGCTAACACTGGCCAAggtggagaaggaaaaacatGCCACTGAAAACAAG GTGAAAAACCTGACTGAGGAGATGGCAGGTCTGGATGAGACCATTGCCAAGCtgacaaaagagaagaaagccCTCCAAGAGGCCCATCAGCAAACCCTGGATGACCTGCAGGTAGAGGAAGACAAAGTCAATACTCTGACCAAATCCAAGACCAAGCTGGAACAGCAAGTGGATGAT CTGGAAGGGTCCctggagcaagagaagaaacTGCGCATGGACCTGGAGAGAGCAAAGAGGAAACTGGAAGGAGACCTGAAGCTGGCCCAGGACAGCATCATGGATTTGGAGAATGATAAGCAGCAGCTGGATGAGAAACTGAAGAA GAAAGACTTTGAAATCAGCCAGATCCAGAGCAAGATTGAAGATGAACAAGCCCTGGGCATGCAATTTCAGAAGAAGatcaaggagctgcag GCCcgcattgaggagctggaggaggaaattGAGGCAGAGCGAACCTCTCGCGCTAAAGCAGAGAAGCATCGCGCTGACCTGtccagggagctggaggagatCAGCGAGCGCCTGGAAGAAGCAGgaggagccacagcagctcaggtggAGATGAACAAGAAGCGTGAGGCAGAGTTCCAGAAGATGCGCCGTGACCTGGAAGAAGCCACGCTGCAGCACGAAGCTACGGCTTCTGCCCTGCGCAAGAAGCACGCggacagcacagctgagctgggcGAGCAGATCGACAACCTGCAACGCGTGAAGcagaagctggagaaggagaaaagtgaGCTGAAGATGGAGATTGATGACTTGGCCAGCAACATGGAGTCTGTCTCCAAAGCCAAG GCCAATCTGGAGAAGATGTGCCGCACACTGGAAGATCAGCTGAGTGAGCTTAAAACTAAGGATGAGCAGAATCAGCGCATGATCAACGACCTCAATACACAAAGAGCTCGTCTGCAGACAGAGTCAG GTGAATTTTCCCGCCAGGTGGAGGAGAAAGATGCTCTGATCTCTCAGCTGTCTAGGGGCAAGCAAGGATTTACCCAACAGATTGAGGAACTCAAGAGACATCTAGAGGAAGAAATCAAG GCAAAGAATGCCCTGGCCCATGCCCTGCAGTCTGCTCGCCACGACTGTGACTTGCTCCGGGAACAAtatgaggaggagcaggaggccaaggcagagctgcagcgaGCCATGTCCAAGGCCAACAGTGAAGTGGCCCAGTGGAGAACCAAATATGAGACGGACGCGATTCAGCGCACGGAGGAGCTCGAGGAGGCCAA GAAGAAGCTGGCCCAGCGCCTGCAGGATGCAGAGGAGCATGTTGAGGCTGTCAATGCCAAATGTGCCTCCCTGGAAAAGacaaagcagaggctgcagaatGAAGTGGAGGACCTGATGATTGACGTGGAGAGATCcaatgctgcctgtgctgctctggataAGAAGCAGAAGAACTTTGACAAG ATCCTGGCAGAATGGAAGCAGAAGTATGAGGAAACgcaggctgagctggaggcCTCGCAGAAGGAGTCACGCTCTCTGAGCACGGAGCTGTTCAAGATGAAGAATGCCTATGAGGAGTCCCTGGACCACCTGGAAACACTGAAGCGGGAGAACAAGAACTTGCAGC AGGAGATTTCCGACCTCACGGAGCAGATTGCGGAGGGAGGAAAGGCAATTCATGAGCTGGAGAAAGTGAAGAAGCAGATTGAGCAGGAGAAATCTGAACTTCAGGCCTCCCTGGAGGAAGCTGAG GCCTCTCTGGAACATGAAGAGGGGAAGATCCTGCGCCTGCAGCTTGAGCTCAACCAAGTGAAGTCTGAGATTGACAGGAAGATAGCAGAGAAAGATGAGGAGATTGACCAGCTGAAGAGGAACCACCTCAGAATTGTGGAGTCCATGCAGAGCACCTTGGATGCTGAGATCAGGAGCAGGAATGAGGCCCTGAGACTGAAGAAGAAGATGGAAGGAGACCTGAATGAAATGGAGATCCAGCTGAGCCATGCCAACCGCCAGGCAGCAGAGGCACAGAAGAACCTGAGAAACACCCAGGCTGTGCTCAAG GACACTCAGCTGCACTTGGACGATGCTCTCAGGACACAGGATGACCTGAAGGAGCAGGTGGCCATGGTGGAGCGCAGAGCAAACCTGCTGCAGGCTGAAGTTGAGGAGCTCcgggcagccctggagcagacGGAGCGGTCGAGGAAATTGGCTGAGCAGGAGCTTCTGGATGCCACTGAACGTGCACAGCTCCTCCACACCCAG AACACCAGCCTGATCAACACCAAGAAGAAGCTGGAAACAGACATTTCCCAGATCCAGAGTGAAATGGAGGATACCATCCAGGAAGCCCGCAATGCTGAGGAGAAGGCCAAGAAGGCCATCACAGAT GCGGCCATGAtggcagaagagctgaagaaggAGCAGGACACCAGTGCCCACCTGGAGAGGATGAAGAAGAACCTGGACCAGACAGTGAAGGACCTGCAGCACCGTCTGGAAGAGGCCGAGCAGCTGGCACTGAAGGGAGGGAAGAAGCAGATCCAGAAGCTGGAGGCCAGG GTGCGGGAGCTGGAAGGGGAGGTTGATGCTGAGCAGAAGCGCAGCGCTGAAGCCGTGAAGGGTGTGCGCAAGTACGAGCGCAGGGTGAAGGAACTCACCTACCAG TCTGAGGAAGACAGGAAGAATGTGCTCAGGCTGCAGGATCTGGTGGACAAGCTGCAAATGAAAGTGAAATCCTACAAGAGACAAGCTGAGGAGGCT GAGGAGCTGTCCAATGTCAACCTGTCCAAGTTCCGCAAGATCCAGCACGAGCTGGAGGAGGCCGAGGAGCGGGCTGACATTGCAGAGTCACAGGTCAACAAGCTCCGAGCCAAGAGCCGTGACATTCATGGCAAGAAGATTGAAGAGGAAGAGTGA